The Saccharothrix variisporea genome has a segment encoding these proteins:
- a CDS encoding Crp/Fnr family transcriptional regulator, whose protein sequence is MWPSNSLLGRLRDNTRQELLNIGTVVRYTADRDVIEQDAKDTHVLLLLEGVVKVQTTDETGDTALLAIRVAGDLVGEMAALDQKPRSATVVTCGDVVAKLITSGELMSFLHRRNDVFVELIGMINDRLRWANQRRRDFLSHPAAERVARVLVELVQTYGREEVHGWTLGIPLTKVELASIAGMKPRTAEKAFSDLRKAGVVVSHLRRDVLVPDLENLRRFAGI, encoded by the coding sequence GTGTGGCCCAGCAACAGCCTGCTGGGTCGCCTCCGCGACAACACCCGACAAGAGCTGTTGAACATCGGCACGGTCGTGCGGTACACGGCCGACCGGGACGTCATCGAACAGGACGCGAAGGACACTCATGTCCTCCTGCTGCTCGAAGGCGTGGTGAAGGTGCAGACCACCGACGAGACCGGCGACACCGCCCTGCTGGCCATCCGCGTCGCGGGCGACCTGGTGGGCGAGATGGCCGCGCTGGACCAGAAGCCGCGCTCGGCCACGGTCGTGACGTGCGGTGACGTGGTGGCCAAGCTGATCACCAGCGGTGAGCTGATGAGCTTCCTGCACCGCCGCAACGACGTGTTCGTGGAATTGATCGGGATGATCAACGACCGGTTGCGCTGGGCCAACCAGCGCCGCCGCGATTTCCTGTCCCACCCGGCCGCCGAACGGGTGGCCCGGGTGCTCGTCGAATTGGTGCAGACCTACGGCCGGGAAGAGGTGCACGGCTGGACCCTCGGAATTCCGCTGACCAAGGTCGAGTTGGCCTCCATCGCCGGGATGAAGCCCCGAACGGCGGAGAAGGCGTTCAGCGACCTGCGCAAGGCGGGGGTGGTGGTGAGCCACCTGCGGCGCGACGTGCTGGTGCCCGACCTCGAGAACTTGCGGAGATTCGCGGGGATCTGA
- a CDS encoding DUF3073 domain-containing protein: MGRGRAKAKQTKVARELKYSSHNTDFEALQRELSGGSNADNGHRRSDEPFDDPSDDDYDDYRR, encoded by the coding sequence ATGGGGCGCGGCCGAGCGAAGGCCAAGCAGACGAAGGTGGCGCGGGAGCTGAAGTACAGCTCTCACAACACCGACTTCGAGGCCTTGCAACGCGAGCTTTCCGGCGGCAGCAATGCCGACAACGGGCACCGTCGGAGCGATGAGCCGTTCGACGACCCGTCGGACGACGATTACGACGACTACCGTCGCTGA
- a CDS encoding MFS transporter — MGYRWVVLAVGALAQGTNAAVFLGLPAISPALRAHFDLTLPQVGLLLGAVNLGTMLTLVAWGAAADRHGERLVMTLGGVGAALCLALAAVDGPVVAGFALVGVGLFGASVNAASGRAVMTWFPSGSRGLAMGIRQTATPLGAALTAAVLPVVAVRAGVPAAFLALAGFTGFVAVLIALLVREPPGAVRSSHGHGVVLRDRALLRLSTASGLLVVPQFTAAALMVELLHDHRGLAVGVAAGLFAVAQVVGGFGRLAVGVWSDRVRSRTGPLKVISVLVAVGFALTAVLDRAPVWLLVAALLPTAALALCWNGLAVTAAAEMAPEGSSGTALGMQNSANYLSATLTPPVASWLAATLGWPAALLVAALAATAARALLADQPWRSRRENSPQKSRSCS; from the coding sequence ATGGGGTACCGCTGGGTGGTTCTGGCTGTCGGCGCACTGGCACAAGGCACGAACGCGGCCGTGTTCCTCGGCCTCCCGGCCATCAGCCCCGCCCTGCGCGCCCACTTCGACCTCACCCTGCCCCAGGTCGGCCTGCTGCTCGGCGCGGTCAACCTGGGCACGATGCTGACCCTGGTCGCGTGGGGCGCGGCGGCCGACCGGCACGGCGAGCGCCTGGTGATGACCCTGGGCGGCGTCGGCGCGGCGCTGTGCCTGGCGCTCGCGGCCGTGGACGGCCCCGTCGTGGCCGGGTTCGCGCTGGTCGGGGTGGGGTTGTTCGGGGCGAGCGTGAACGCCGCGAGCGGCCGGGCCGTGATGACGTGGTTCCCGTCCGGCTCGCGCGGGCTGGCGATGGGCATCCGGCAGACCGCCACTCCCCTCGGTGCCGCGCTGACCGCCGCCGTGCTGCCGGTGGTGGCGGTCCGGGCGGGCGTGCCGGCGGCGTTCCTGGCGTTGGCCGGGTTCACCGGGTTCGTGGCGGTCCTGATCGCGCTGCTGGTGCGCGAGCCACCGGGGGCGGTGCGGTCGTCCCACGGCCACGGGGTGGTGCTGCGCGACCGGGCCCTGCTGCGGCTGAGCACGGCGAGCGGGCTGCTGGTGGTCCCGCAGTTCACCGCCGCCGCGCTGATGGTCGAACTGCTGCACGACCACCGGGGCCTGGCGGTCGGGGTGGCGGCGGGGCTGTTCGCCGTGGCCCAGGTCGTCGGCGGGTTCGGGCGGCTGGCGGTGGGCGTGTGGTCGGACCGGGTGCGCAGCCGGACGGGTCCGCTGAAGGTGATCAGCGTGCTGGTCGCGGTGGGGTTCGCGCTGACGGCGGTGCTGGACCGGGCGCCCGTGTGGCTGCTGGTGGCGGCGCTGCTGCCCACGGCGGCCCTGGCGCTGTGCTGGAACGGCCTGGCGGTGACGGCGGCGGCCGAGATGGCGCCGGAGGGCAGCAGCGGCACCGCCCTGGGCATGCAGAACTCGGCGAACTACCTCAGCGCCACCCTCACCCCGCCGGTGGCGAGCTGGCTGGCCGCCACCCTCGGCTGGCCGGCGGCCCTGCTCGTCGCCGCCCTGGCCGCCACCGCGGCCCGCGCGCTCCTGGCTGATCAGCCGTGGCGTTCCCGGCGGGAGAACTCGCCCCAGAAGTCGCGGAGCTGCTCGTAG
- a CDS encoding aerial mycelium formation protein, with the protein MIEVRPGGRRRIDRVLAPGYTEGIERLPLADVRALRDEAAQEETDLSYLRRLLHARIDIVRAEQARRTSGGSAVVDQLATILASNAVGPATGLGRYQTQEPSRAEAHRRHVEALVSDVDLSDVSALSDDKLDLALRTFVNEEASVSTRRREVQVVVDRLNAEIAGRYQSGSASVDELLAAERGWPTNPGRTKD; encoded by the coding sequence GTGATCGAGGTGCGTCCTGGCGGGCGCCGGCGGATCGACCGGGTGCTCGCCCCCGGCTACACCGAGGGGATCGAGCGGCTCCCGCTCGCCGACGTGCGCGCCCTGCGTGACGAGGCGGCTCAGGAGGAGACCGACCTGTCGTACCTGCGGCGGCTGCTGCACGCGCGGATCGACATCGTGCGGGCCGAGCAGGCGCGGCGGACCTCCGGCGGTTCGGCGGTGGTGGACCAGCTGGCGACGATCCTCGCGTCCAACGCGGTGGGACCGGCGACCGGGCTGGGCCGCTACCAGACGCAGGAGCCCTCCCGGGCGGAGGCGCACCGGCGGCACGTCGAGGCGCTGGTCTCGGACGTGGACCTGTCGGACGTCTCGGCGCTCTCGGACGACAAGCTGGACCTCGCGCTGCGGACGTTCGTCAACGAGGAGGCGTCGGTCTCCACGCGCCGCCGCGAGGTGCAGGTCGTGGTGGACCGGCTCAACGCCGAGATCGCGGGCCGGTACCAGAGCGGGAGCGCGTCGGTGGACGAGCTGCTGGCGGCCGAGCGCGGGTGGCCGACGAACCCGGGGCGCACCAAGGACTGA
- a CDS encoding 3-keto-5-aminohexanoate cleavage protein, with translation MSRPGSHGTLLTVAPTGAEHAKADVPQLPVTLDELVATAEACEQVGAAMVHVHIRGADTRPTLDLGLLKDTVAALRERTSLIVQLSTGGAVTDPESDRLRVLDALPDSASCTMGTVNFGEDVFLNRWEFVVALHKTMQERGIVPEYEIFDLGQLASLHRLLDKHGLPAGGKVHVDLVMGVPGGMPGDVETLVAALRLLPEGASFSATGIGRTSLPVMLAALSAGGHLRVGMEDTISYAKGQPVRDNAQLVARAAGLAKIAQRPPLSPTEARELLGVRSPVQV, from the coding sequence ATGTCGCGACCCGGTTCACACGGCACGCTGCTCACCGTCGCCCCCACCGGGGCCGAGCACGCGAAGGCCGACGTCCCCCAGCTGCCCGTCACCCTGGACGAGCTCGTCGCCACCGCCGAGGCCTGCGAGCAGGTCGGCGCGGCGATGGTGCACGTCCACATCCGGGGCGCGGACACCCGTCCGACGCTGGACCTCGGGCTGCTCAAGGACACCGTCGCGGCCCTGCGGGAGCGGACGTCGTTGATCGTGCAGCTGTCCACCGGCGGCGCGGTGACCGACCCGGAGTCGGACCGGCTGCGGGTGCTGGACGCGCTGCCCGACTCGGCGTCCTGCACGATGGGGACGGTGAACTTCGGCGAGGACGTCTTCCTGAACCGGTGGGAGTTCGTCGTCGCGCTGCACAAGACCATGCAGGAACGCGGGATCGTGCCGGAGTACGAGATCTTCGACCTCGGCCAGCTCGCGTCCCTGCACCGGCTGCTGGACAAGCACGGCCTGCCCGCGGGCGGCAAGGTGCACGTCGACCTGGTCATGGGCGTGCCCGGCGGTATGCCGGGTGACGTGGAGACGCTGGTCGCCGCACTGCGCCTGCTGCCCGAGGGGGCGTCGTTCTCGGCGACCGGGATCGGGCGCACGTCACTGCCGGTGATGCTGGCCGCGTTGAGCGCGGGCGGTCACCTGCGCGTGGGCATGGAAGACACCATCTCCTACGCCAAGGGGCAGCCGGTGCGGGACAACGCGCAGCTCGTGGCCCGCGCGGCGGGGCTGGCGAAGATCGCGCAGCGGCCGCCGCTGTCGCCGACCGAGGCGCGGGAACTACTCGGCGTGCGCAGTCCGGTACAGGTTTGA
- a CDS encoding YgfZ/GcvT domain-containing protein, which translates to MNSPLLTAPGAVAPFEGSADPGVPWHFGDPFAEQRSAARSVAVFDRSHRAVLAVPGEDRLKWLHSLTSQHFEELGEDRATETLVLDVQGRVEHHAVAANTGGTVYLDTEAATAGPLLAYLTKMVFWSKVEPRDATAELAVLTVVGPEIPGLFDKLGLPLPTQLGVSALEGGGFARRMPWPGQDAVDLLIPRGALVDWWQKLTDAGARPAGSWAFEALRVESLRPRLGVDTDEKTIPHEVNWIGAAVHLNKGCYRGQETVSKVHNVGRPPRRMLLLHLDGSREVQPEAGDPVVVGERVVGRVGSVALHHELGPIALALVKRSVPVETELLVGTDDRVVQANVDPDSVPPDTPGLGREAARNLGR; encoded by the coding sequence GTGAACTCCCCGCTGCTGACCGCACCCGGCGCCGTCGCCCCGTTCGAGGGGTCCGCCGACCCGGGGGTGCCGTGGCACTTCGGCGACCCGTTCGCCGAACAGCGCTCGGCGGCGCGGTCGGTGGCCGTGTTCGACCGGTCGCACCGGGCCGTCCTCGCGGTCCCCGGTGAGGACCGGCTCAAGTGGCTGCACTCGCTGACCAGCCAGCACTTCGAGGAGCTGGGCGAGGACCGGGCCACCGAGACGCTCGTCCTGGACGTGCAGGGCCGGGTCGAGCACCACGCCGTCGCCGCGAACACCGGCGGCACGGTCTACCTGGACACCGAGGCCGCCACCGCCGGCCCGCTGCTGGCGTACCTGACCAAGATGGTGTTCTGGTCCAAGGTCGAGCCGCGGGACGCGACGGCGGAACTGGCGGTGCTGACCGTCGTGGGTCCGGAGATCCCGGGCTTGTTCGACAAGCTCGGCCTGCCCCTGCCCACCCAGTTGGGCGTCAGCGCCCTGGAGGGCGGCGGGTTCGCACGGCGGATGCCGTGGCCCGGTCAGGACGCCGTGGACCTGCTCATCCCGCGCGGCGCTCTCGTGGACTGGTGGCAGAAGCTGACCGACGCGGGCGCGCGGCCGGCCGGGAGCTGGGCGTTCGAGGCGCTGCGGGTGGAGTCCCTGCGGCCCCGGCTCGGCGTGGACACCGACGAGAAGACCATCCCGCACGAGGTGAACTGGATCGGCGCGGCGGTGCACCTGAACAAGGGCTGCTACCGGGGCCAGGAGACGGTCTCGAAGGTGCACAACGTGGGCCGGCCGCCCCGGCGGATGCTGCTGCTGCACCTGGACGGGTCGCGCGAGGTCCAGCCGGAGGCCGGTGACCCGGTGGTCGTCGGTGAACGGGTCGTGGGCCGGGTCGGGTCCGTGGCTCTGCACCACGAGCTGGGCCCGATCGCATTGGCGCTGGTCAAGCGCTCGGTACCGGTCGAGACCGAGCTCTTGGTGGGTACCGACGACCGAGTGGTCCAGGCGAACGTCGACCCGGATTCCGTCCCCCCGGACACCCCCGGCTTGGGCCGGGAAGCGGCTCGAAACCTGGGACGTTAG
- a CDS encoding Fur family transcriptional regulator encodes MDTASSPKALRKTLHDRGMRMTPQRQLVLDAVRDLGHATPEQICQRVQATAPTVNITTVYRTLDLLDRLGMVRHTHLGHGAPTYSVDEHEHVHLVCHKCGRVDEAPCDLLTPVAGTLRREFGFELDASHLALSGTCRDCLKENDQ; translated from the coding sequence GTGGACACCGCGAGCAGCCCGAAAGCCCTGCGCAAGACGCTGCACGACCGCGGGATGCGGATGACGCCCCAGCGCCAGCTCGTGCTGGACGCGGTGCGCGACCTGGGCCACGCCACGCCGGAGCAGATCTGCCAGCGCGTGCAGGCCACCGCGCCCACGGTCAACATCACGACCGTGTACCGGACGCTGGACCTGCTCGACCGGCTGGGCATGGTCCGGCACACCCACCTGGGTCACGGCGCGCCCACCTACTCGGTGGACGAGCACGAGCACGTGCACCTGGTCTGCCACAAGTGCGGCCGGGTGGACGAGGCCCCGTGCGACCTCCTCACACCGGTGGCCGGAACACTCCGGCGCGAGTTCGGGTTCGAACTGGATGCGAGCCACCTCGCGCTGTCGGGCACCTGCCGTGACTGCCTGAAGGAGAACGACCAGTGA
- a CDS encoding aminodeoxychorismate lyase, producing the protein MRVLALLDGTQADPDSPLIRVDDLGLMRGDGVFETILVVDGKPRELGPHLDRLARSAAMLDLPDPDRAGFERAVDVVLGNWTGGREIALKLVMTRGVEGGDGTPTAFALGMDISPKVLTQRAEGLAAVTLDRGIEPGLMERAPWLLLSAKSLSYAVNMAALREAERRGASEVVFTTSSGSVLEGPTSTVVVARGRTLTTPPSELGILPGTTQAALFRAASRAGWQVEVAPIEVDELYVADAVVLASSVRKLTRVHTLDGKSLPDSTAVHAELAGLYESEY; encoded by the coding sequence ATGCGCGTGCTCGCCCTCTTGGACGGAACCCAGGCCGACCCCGACTCACCTCTCATCCGCGTGGACGACCTCGGTCTCATGCGCGGCGACGGCGTCTTCGAGACCATCCTCGTCGTCGACGGCAAACCCAGGGAACTGGGCCCGCACCTCGACCGCCTGGCCCGCTCGGCGGCGATGCTCGACCTGCCCGACCCCGACCGCGCCGGCTTCGAGCGCGCGGTGGACGTGGTGCTGGGCAACTGGACCGGCGGCCGGGAGATCGCGCTCAAGCTGGTGATGACCCGGGGCGTCGAGGGCGGCGACGGCACCCCGACCGCGTTCGCGCTGGGCATGGACATCTCGCCGAAGGTGCTGACGCAGCGCGCCGAGGGCCTGGCGGCGGTGACCCTGGACCGGGGCATCGAACCCGGCCTGATGGAACGGGCTCCGTGGCTGCTGCTCAGCGCCAAGTCGCTGTCCTACGCGGTCAACATGGCGGCGCTGCGGGAGGCCGAACGCCGGGGCGCGTCGGAGGTCGTGTTCACCACGTCGTCCGGCTCGGTCCTGGAGGGGCCGACGTCCACGGTGGTCGTGGCCCGTGGCCGCACGCTGACCACGCCGCCTTCCGAGCTGGGCATCCTGCCCGGCACCACCCAGGCGGCCCTGTTCCGCGCGGCCTCGCGGGCGGGCTGGCAGGTCGAGGTGGCGCCGATCGAGGTCGACGAGCTGTACGTGGCGGACGCGGTGGTGCTGGCGTCGAGCGTGCGCAAGCTGACCCGCGTGCACACGTTGGACGGCAAGTCGCTGCCCGACTCTACGGCGGTGCACGCCGAGTTGGCTGGCCTTTACGAGTCGGAGTACTGA
- a CDS encoding MFS transporter, whose translation MRSYRSLFRAPEFTPFLLSFAAFAAAQTIGGLALGTLVFRATGSPFLSALSMFGPQLAQLLGGLFLLSAADRVPPRATLTGLGLAFAVTTAVLALSLPVWALFAVLLLQGVVASLGGGVRGGLLTEILSKDGYVLGRSVYNMLWGLVQVTGFATGGLLLTLLSPQSCLLLAAALYALSALVTRLGLTARPPRSKGRPSIAATWRTNALLLSSRARLLTYLGLWVPNGLVVGGDSLYVSYAPHAAGTLYACGALGMFAGDLAVGRLVPPALRPKLATPLRLLLAVPYLFFVLHPGVVLSAVAVTIASAGFAASLVLQERLMSLAPDDLSGQVLGLHGTGMVAFQGIGVLLAGTLAQLTSPGTAITLTAATSATVTLVLAALARRSPARV comes from the coding sequence ATGCGCAGCTACCGCTCCCTGTTCCGCGCACCGGAGTTCACCCCGTTCCTGCTGTCCTTCGCCGCCTTCGCCGCCGCCCAGACGATCGGCGGCCTCGCCTTGGGCACGCTCGTCTTCCGCGCCACCGGCTCGCCGTTCCTGTCGGCGCTGAGCATGTTCGGCCCGCAACTGGCCCAACTCCTCGGCGGCCTGTTCCTGCTCTCGGCGGCCGACCGGGTCCCGCCGCGCGCGACCCTGACCGGCCTCGGGCTGGCGTTCGCGGTGACCACGGCGGTGCTGGCCCTGTCCCTCCCGGTGTGGGCGTTGTTCGCGGTACTGCTGCTCCAGGGCGTGGTCGCGTCCTTGGGCGGCGGGGTGCGCGGCGGTTTGCTGACCGAGATCCTGTCCAAGGACGGGTACGTGCTGGGTCGGTCGGTCTACAACATGCTCTGGGGCTTGGTGCAGGTCACCGGATTCGCGACCGGCGGCCTCCTGCTGACCCTGCTGTCCCCGCAGTCGTGCCTGCTCCTCGCAGCGGCGCTGTACGCGCTGTCGGCCTTGGTCACCCGCCTGGGCCTCACCGCCCGCCCACCGCGCTCGAAGGGCCGCCCGTCCATAGCGGCGACCTGGCGCACGAACGCCCTGCTGCTGTCCTCCCGCGCGCGCCTGCTGACGTACCTGGGCCTGTGGGTCCCGAACGGCCTGGTCGTCGGCGGCGACTCCCTCTACGTCTCCTACGCCCCACACGCCGCCGGCACCCTCTACGCCTGCGGGGCGCTGGGCATGTTCGCGGGCGACCTGGCAGTAGGCCGCCTGGTGCCACCCGCCCTACGCCCGAAGCTCGCGACCCCACTGCGCCTGCTGCTGGCCGTGCCCTACCTGTTCTTCGTCCTGCACCCCGGTGTCGTGCTGTCAGCGGTGGCGGTCACGATCGCCTCCGCCGGCTTCGCGGCCAGCCTGGTCCTCCAGGAACGCCTGATGTCCCTAGCCCCCGACGACCTGTCCGGCCAGGTCCTGGGCCTGCACGGCACCGGCATGGTCGCCTTCCAGGGCATCGGCGTGCTACTCGCAGGCACGCTCGCCCAACTAACCTCACCCGGCACGGCGATAACCCTCACCGCAGCCACTTCGGCCACCGTGACCCTCGTCCTAGCCGCACTGGCCCGCCGATCACCGGCTCGGGTCTAG
- a CDS encoding ArsR/SmtB family transcription factor: protein MGLWQIDADTLARSRFVFSPFAETFASLRLLHAGTGAHPGEDAWLRDHLPGYRAHLAADPVAGPLVEAALGKSWIADFFCPTSVVGESFEGTVARVRETGAEQARDDLRVSLKGPLPAVLDRDDLPERATVLLTHVWERTVRPYWERRRRVMEADMVARTALVSRGGWAAVLDSLNPWTRWLGESRFQVNRNANPPREIAAGADLLFMPVTPRTSWVSWEGKERYAVVYPCLGVLAEDRRPVPAGLEALIGSARAGLLVLLGTPLSTTQLVAVTGQALGSVGRHLKVLRDAGLVERRRAGRSVLYARTAAGDVVLEASGA from the coding sequence ATGGGCTTGTGGCAGATCGACGCCGACACGCTCGCCCGCAGCCGGTTCGTGTTCTCGCCGTTCGCCGAGACCTTCGCGAGCCTGCGCCTGCTGCACGCCGGGACCGGTGCCCACCCCGGCGAGGACGCGTGGCTGCGGGACCACCTGCCCGGCTACCGCGCCCACCTCGCGGCCGACCCGGTGGCGGGGCCGCTGGTCGAGGCCGCGCTCGGGAAGTCGTGGATCGCGGACTTCTTCTGCCCCACGTCCGTCGTGGGCGAGAGCTTCGAGGGCACCGTGGCGCGGGTGCGGGAGACCGGGGCCGAGCAGGCGCGGGACGACCTGCGGGTGTCGTTGAAAGGGCCGCTCCCGGCGGTGCTGGACCGGGACGACCTGCCCGAGCGGGCGACCGTGCTGCTGACCCACGTGTGGGAGCGGACCGTGCGGCCGTACTGGGAGCGCCGGCGGCGGGTCATGGAGGCCGACATGGTCGCGCGGACCGCGCTGGTCAGCCGGGGTGGGTGGGCGGCCGTGCTGGACTCGCTCAACCCGTGGACTCGGTGGCTGGGCGAGAGCCGGTTCCAGGTCAACCGGAACGCCAACCCGCCGCGCGAGATCGCCGCCGGGGCGGACCTGCTGTTCATGCCGGTGACGCCGCGGACGAGCTGGGTGTCGTGGGAGGGGAAGGAGCGGTACGCCGTCGTCTACCCGTGCCTGGGTGTGCTCGCCGAGGACCGCCGGCCGGTGCCGGCGGGTCTGGAGGCGTTGATCGGGTCGGCGCGGGCGGGGCTGCTGGTGCTGCTCGGGACGCCGCTGAGCACCACCCAACTGGTCGCTGTCACGGGGCAGGCGCTGGGGTCGGTGGGTCGGCACTTGAAGGTGTTGCGGGACGCCGGGCTGGTGGAACGGCGGCGGGCGGGGCGGTCGGTGCTCTACGCCCGGACCGCGGCCGGGGACGTGGTGTTGGAGGCGTCCGGGGCGTGA
- a CDS encoding glycosyl hydrolase family 18 protein, translated as MRRLAIALVALATAALAVPGAASAATGLTATFSRTGTTGKFVVANPTTAAISGWSIKFDLPAGVTVSGVQNATTTQNGTKVTLTPAYYITTIQAGRNTEPFSPSFTLSAAVDPTTCTINGYNCDGSGDPPPPPAPVTADFSLSGSTGKFVVNNNTDTTLADWSITFTLPSGVTASNAQNGTIAQNGTTVTLTPVHYNKSVGARRSTEPYSPTFTLSRAVEPVTCRINNANCDGSPDVPPTAPTNLTSPVKTTKTVSLSWNASTSGSLPIAGYDVYNGTALATTVTGTTATVTGLTPNTAYTFTVKAKDTKGTTSPASNQLTVTTNNPADDTTPPSAPANLRSTAKDAGSVTLAWDASTDNKGVANYDVYVGTTVKATVIGTTAKVDGLSPSTEYMFSVKARDLYDNISGPSNSLKVSTSDIVGGYARVGYFVQWGIYGRQFFVKNLDTNGAAAKLTHINYAFGNIDPVNLTCLQGVTKGTSANPQDPNQGDGAGDAEADYSRPFSSAQSVDGVADTGWEPLRGNFNQLKKLKAKHPHLKVLISLGGWTYSKYFSDVAKTDASRKKFVASCLDIYLKGNLPTYNAAGGPGTAAGIFDGVDLDWEWPGAEGHAGNHISPDDKRNNTLLIEEFRRQMDELSQTTGKRYQLTAFTPADRGKIETGWELGRVAQSMDIFNVQGYDFHGSGSDNSWEPNRTGHQGNLYPDADDPYPFHFSVEDSVNAYLEAGVHPRKITVGLAFYGRGWQGVQDGGKKGEWQSATGAAPGQFQEEAGTRGYSNLIASVPNCTVVHDEAAVATSCFTGNGGQWWTFDDVWSIQKKTAWFKQRGLLGAMIWEMSGDTGTLMNAVDAGLK; from the coding sequence ATGCGCCGACTAGCCATCGCGCTGGTGGCACTCGCCACCGCAGCCCTAGCCGTCCCCGGCGCGGCGTCCGCCGCCACCGGACTCACCGCCACGTTCAGCAGAACCGGCACCACGGGCAAGTTCGTGGTCGCCAACCCGACGACGGCCGCCATCTCCGGCTGGTCCATCAAGTTCGACCTGCCGGCCGGCGTGACGGTCAGCGGCGTGCAGAACGCGACGACCACCCAGAACGGCACCAAGGTCACGCTGACGCCCGCCTACTACATCACCACGATCCAGGCGGGCCGCAACACCGAGCCGTTCAGCCCGAGCTTCACGCTCAGCGCGGCCGTCGACCCCACCACCTGCACGATCAACGGCTACAACTGCGACGGCAGCGGCGACCCGCCCCCGCCGCCGGCCCCGGTCACCGCGGACTTCAGCCTCAGCGGCAGCACGGGCAAGTTCGTCGTGAACAACAACACCGACACCACGCTGGCGGACTGGTCGATCACGTTCACCCTGCCCAGCGGCGTCACGGCGAGCAACGCCCAGAACGGCACGATCGCCCAGAACGGCACCACCGTCACCCTGACCCCGGTGCATTACAACAAGTCCGTCGGCGCACGCCGCTCCACCGAGCCCTACAGCCCGACGTTCACCCTGAGCCGCGCGGTCGAACCGGTGACTTGCCGGATCAACAACGCCAACTGCGACGGCTCGCCGGACGTCCCGCCGACGGCCCCGACGAACCTGACCTCCCCGGTCAAGACGACCAAGACGGTGTCCCTGTCGTGGAACGCCTCCACGTCCGGCTCCCTGCCGATCGCGGGCTACGACGTCTACAACGGCACCGCCCTGGCCACCACGGTCACCGGCACCACCGCGACCGTCACCGGCCTCACCCCGAACACCGCCTACACGTTCACGGTGAAGGCCAAGGACACCAAGGGCACCACCTCGCCGGCGAGCAACCAACTCACCGTCACCACCAACAACCCGGCCGACGACACCACCCCGCCGTCCGCGCCCGCCAACCTGCGCAGCACCGCCAAGGACGCGGGCAGCGTGACCCTGGCCTGGGACGCCTCCACCGACAACAAGGGCGTCGCGAACTACGACGTCTACGTGGGCACGACGGTGAAGGCCACGGTCATCGGCACCACGGCCAAGGTGGACGGCCTGTCGCCGTCCACGGAGTACATGTTCTCGGTCAAGGCCCGCGACCTCTACGACAACATCTCGGGTCCCAGCAACAGCCTCAAGGTGTCCACTTCGGACATCGTCGGCGGCTACGCCCGGGTCGGCTACTTCGTCCAGTGGGGCATCTACGGCCGCCAGTTCTTCGTGAAGAACCTGGACACCAACGGCGCCGCCGCGAAGCTGACCCACATCAACTACGCCTTCGGCAACATCGACCCGGTCAACCTGACCTGCCTCCAGGGCGTCACCAAGGGCACCTCGGCCAACCCGCAGGACCCCAACCAGGGCGACGGCGCGGGTGACGCGGAAGCCGACTACAGCAGGCCGTTCAGCTCGGCCCAGTCCGTGGACGGCGTGGCCGACACCGGCTGGGAGCCGTTGCGCGGCAACTTCAACCAGCTCAAGAAGCTCAAGGCCAAGCACCCGCACCTGAAGGTCCTGATCTCGCTGGGCGGGTGGACGTACTCGAAGTACTTCTCGGACGTGGCCAAGACCGACGCGTCCCGCAAGAAGTTCGTGGCGTCCTGCCTGGACATCTACCTCAAGGGCAACCTGCCGACCTACAACGCGGCGGGCGGCCCCGGCACGGCGGCGGGCATCTTCGACGGCGTGGACCTCGACTGGGAGTGGCCGGGCGCGGAGGGCCACGCGGGCAACCACATCAGCCCGGACGACAAGCGCAACAACACGCTGCTGATCGAGGAGTTCCGGCGGCAGATGGACGAGCTGAGCCAGACCACCGGCAAGCGCTACCAGCTGACCGCGTTCACCCCGGCCGACCGCGGCAAGATCGAGACCGGCTGGGAGCTGGGCCGGGTCGCGCAGTCGATGGACATCTTCAACGTCCAGGGCTACGACTTCCACGGCTCGGGCAGCGACAACTCGTGGGAGCCCAACCGCACCGGCCACCAGGGCAACCTGTACCCGGACGCGGACGACCCGTACCCGTTCCACTTCAGCGTCGAGGACTCGGTCAACGCCTACCTCGAAGCCGGCGTGCACCCGCGCAAGATCACCGTGGGCCTGGCCTTCTACGGCCGCGGCTGGCAGGGCGTGCAGGACGGCGGGAAGAAGGGCGAGTGGCAGTCGGCGACCGGCGCGGCACCCGGGCAGTTCCAGGAGGAGGCCGGGACGCGCGGGTACTCCAACCTGATCGCGAGCGTGCCGAACTGCACGGTGGTCCACGACGAGGCCGCGGTGGCGACCTCCTGCTTCACCGGCAACGGCGGGCAGTGGTGGACCTTCGACGACGTCTGGTCGATCCAGAAGAAGACCGCGTGGTTCAAGCAGCGCGGGCTGCTGGGCGCGATGATCTGGGAGATGTCCGGTGACACCGGCACCCTGATGAACGCGGTCGACGCGGGCCTGAAGTAA